One Osmerus mordax isolate fOsmMor3 chromosome 16, fOsmMor3.pri, whole genome shotgun sequence genomic window carries:
- the LOC136958787 gene encoding voltage-dependent calcium channel beta subunit-associated regulatory protein, giving the protein MSNDSPVLTSLTRNSTDLPVSAGRVENYVLLLVMLCVFAGGTLVLLSLVLLFCHRCCVGGRRYSRASDDPEKTNTTYVEDSQPTQEITIRLDESDALSVSSCHDGESERFLSAGMTGRRVSFNESALYEQEKKDQDKGRRYTLTEGDFHHLKKARLTHLHLAAPPSALNILTIMECESAGGSTVSITQTPPPKAHLDIYQPTERGLLWKGQSPSGGLPGDPHHSILMGPTALRLEDPRSRTLGTVGDSRGVEGERGTRGWRGTPPAPGQTSVLQFFSKLRRHASLEGAGPYFRKWKFDSSHRAASLDAKGWVQLLSAGSLSPPATPPSPSISSRVEVEAVVEAESSLSRTGREGPPPGLEGEAGGEAGARIELGGETETETATRTEPADAVEVWSGPGEKEEEGATAGVEDRMETSRRTEEKPAGAPEDGGPSQGRRGQDGDLSQGPRGQDGDLSQGPRGQNGGPSQGPRGQDGGPSQGQSQGQPGGAGLAPGLGLLLGWRSPGRGPAKGEDGGAEGGLGAEARRGSDSFCLSRQESSSLYRDIWSLRASLEQYASSDQSSTDRESVRSDADSICSLGGAGARAGLDSCLSQDLDDEPEGEPGDGGDRGADSREGEAGNGGGGGGGEGEGGGRKLLQMDSGYASIEAPSRAPEELRLFGAPGGPRGKTASERRLFFTSSGRKGSVCESFETRLFQEELEDQISLGEGASERGDSTPSDQAPPPASPHRPRLRRRDYSIDEKTDALFNEFLRHDPRFDQPDSPLRSRHRSRVHLRKQWQRHKQYSDPGARYSPSLERQRFTPLRRGESAGYPLDTRYHSTLSRIASAADEEANEGGAGEGAANEGEEGKSLAGERATGEATGSKGSEGEGVSKDDRESTNEDRDLGISTNEDRARGSPETFIGQAGGMDPRVDNRNNNSSQAILSEKPFTPTRPITQSLPSALPPDTHRLSTRPPHPPGGYRSPGSFTQPQRQRSLEDKLAGTLEDRLYAGLRRTGQSQALGLGQRECVGVVTISPDHSPV; this is encoded by the exons ATGAGCAATGACTCGCCTGTACTGACAAGTCTGACCAGGAACTCCACT gacctgcctgtgtctgcgGGCCGGGTGGAGAACTATGTGCTGCTGCTGGTCATGCTGTGCGTGTTCGCAGGCGGGACGctggtcctcctctccctggtgcTCCTCTTCTGTCATCGCTGCTGCGTGGGCGGCCGACGCTACTCCAG GGCCAGTGATGACCCTGAGAAGACCAACACCACCTATGTGGAGGACTCCCAGCCCACTCAAG aAATCACGATACGGCTGGACGAGTCCGACGCGCTCTCGGTCTCCAGTTGCCATGACGGCGAGAGCGAGCGCTTCCTGTCCGCCGGGATGACGGGGCGGCGCGTGTCCTTCAACGAGTCGGCGCTCTACGAACAGGAGAAGAAGGACCAGGACAAGGGTCGCAG GTACACCCTCACCGAGGGGGACTTCCACCACCTGAAGAAGGCCCgcctcacccacctccacctGGCCGCGCCCCCGTCCGCCCTGAACATCCTCACCATCATGGAGTGTGAGTCTGCAGGCGGCAGCACCGTCAGCATCACCCAGACCCCTCCTCCCAAGGCACACCTGGACATCTACCAG cccactgAGAGGGGGCTGTTGTGGAAAGGCCAAAGTCCTAGTGGAGGCCTACCTGGAGACCCTCACCACTCCATCCTCATGGGCCCCACAGCCCTCAGACTCGAGGACCCTCGCTCCAGAaca TTGGGGACCGTCGGGGACagcaggggggtagagggggagagggggacgagaggatggagagggacgCCTCCCGCCCCCGGACAGACGTCCGTCCTTCAGTTCTTCTCCAAACTGCGGCGCCACGCCAgcctggagggggcggggccttaCTTCAGGAAGTGGAAGTTTGACAGCAGTCATCGCGCCGCCAGTCTGGACGCCAAAG gcTGGGTCCAGCTGCTGTCTGCAGGGTCCCTGTCGCCCCCCGCCACCCCgccctcaccctccatctccagcag ggtggaggtggaggcagtggtggaggccgAGAGCAGCTTATccagaacagggagagagggcccccctccagggctggagggagaggctgggggagaggctggggccaggatagagctggggggagagacCGAGACAGAAACAGCAACAAGAACAGAACCTGCAGACGCTGTAGAAGTATGGTCGGGgcctggagagaaggaggaggaaggggccaCGGCCGGGGTGGAAGACAGGATGGAGACCAGCAGGAGGACGGAGGAGAAGCCAGCGGGGGCCCCGGAG GATGGAGGTCCGAGCCAGGGGCGCCGGGGGCAGGATGGAGATCTGAGCCAGGGGCCCCGGGGGCAGGATGGAGATCTGAGCCAGGGGCCCCGGGGGCAGAATGGAGGTCCGAGCCAGGGGCCCCGGGGGCAGGATGGAGGTCCGAGCCAGGGCCAGAGCCAGGGGCAGCCGGGGGGGGCAGGTCTGGCTCCGGGGCTGGGGCTCCTGTTGGGCTGGAGGAGCCCAGGACGGGGGCCGGCcaagggggaggacgggggagcggaggggggcctgggggccgaGGCAAGGAGGGGGTCGGACTCCTTCTGTCTCAGTCGTCAGGAGAGCTCGTCGCTGTACCGGGACATCTGGAGCCTGCGGGCCTCTCTGGAGCAGTATGCCTCCTCCGACCAGAGCAGCACCGACAGGGAGTCGGTCCGCAGCGACGCCGACAGTATCTGCTCGCTAGGGGGTGCCGGAGCGCGGGCTGGCCTGGACAGctgcctctcccaggacctggaCGACGAACCCGAGGGGGAGCCGGGAgacgggggagacagaggggcggatagcagggagggggaggcggggaacgggggaggagggggaggtggggagggcgagggaggtGGCAGGAAACTGCTTCAGATGGACAGTGGCTACGCCTCCATCGAGGCGCCGTCGAGAGCCCCGGAGGAGCTGAGATTGTTCGGGGCCCCGGGGGGCCCTCGGGGGAAGACGGCGTCCGAGAGGAGGCTGTTCTTCACCAGCTCCGGCAGGAAG GGTTCGGTGTGTGAGAGCTTCGAGACGCGGTTGttccaggaggagctggaggaccagATCTCCCTGGGGGAGGGAGCCTCTGAGCGGGGAGA CTCCACCCCCTCTGATCAAgcccctcccccggcctccccTCACCGCCCCCGTCTGCGTCGCCGCGACTACAGCATCGACGAGAAGACGGACGCGCTCTTCAACGAGTTCCTCCGCCACGACCCTCGCTTCGACCAGCCCGACTCCCCGCTGCGCTCGCGCCATCGCTCCCGCGTGCACCTGAGGAAGCAGTGGCAGAGACACAAGCAGTACAGCGACCCCGgggc caggtactCCCCCTCCTTGGAGAGGCAGCGGTTCACCCCGCTCCGGAGGGGGGAGAGCGCGGGGTACCCCCTGGACACGCGCTACCACAGCACTCTCTCACGGATCGCCTCCGCCGCCGATGAGGAGGCCAATGAGGGGGGGGCTGGCGAAGGGGCAGCCAATGAGGGCGAGGAGGGGAAATCGCTAGCCGGTGAGAGAGCGACGGGCGAGGCCACAGGAAGTAAAGGTtcggagggtgagggtgtgtcaaAGGATGATCGTGAGTCAACCAATGAGGACCGAGACCTTGGGATTTCAACCAATGAGGACCGAGCCAGGGGGTCACCCGAGACATTCATTGGACAGGCTGGTGGGATGGACCCCAGAGTGGACAacagaaacaacaacagcagccaaGCCATCCTATCAGAGAAGCCCTTTACCCCGACCCGTCCAATCACACAAAGCCTCCCTAGCGCCCTACCCCCTGACACTCATCGTCTCTCTACcaggccccctcaccccccaggggGCTACCGCAGCCCAGGCTCCTTCACTCAGCCCCAGCGCCAGAGAAGCCTGGAAGACAAGCTGGCTGGTACCCTGGAGGACAGGCTCTACGCTGGGCTGAGGAGGACAGGCCAGTCCCAGGCTCTGGGCCTTGGCCAGCGGGAGTGTGTAGGGGTCGTGACCATCTCCCCTGACCACAGCCCTGTGTGA
- the stk11 gene encoding serine/threonine-protein kinase STK11, translating to MSMGEHLDYLTENELMGMDTFIHRIDSTEVIYQPRRKRAKLIGKYLMGDLLGEGSYGKVKEMLDSETLCRRAVKILKKKKLRRIPNGEANVKKEIQLLRRLQHKNVIHLVDVLYNEEKQKMYMVMEYCVCGMQEMLDSVPEKRFPVFQAHGYFCQLLDGLEYLHSQGIVHKDIKPGNLLLTTDGALKISDLGVAEALHPFAEDDTCRTSQGSPAFQPPEIANGLDTFSGFKVDIWSAGVTLYNITTSLYPFEGDNIYKLFENIGKGDYSVPEDCGPLLSDLLRGMLEYDPVKRFSIQHIRQHNWVRKKHPPSEPPVPIPASAEGRDAWRSMTVVPYLEDLHGYTEEDDEDGLYDTEDDIIYTQDFTVPGQVAEEDLVEVERSRAAARPVCVNGTEGSSPHGKPKTDRRSSSSSNPSRKGVSTASKIRKLSTCKQQ from the exons ATGAGCATGGGGGAGCACCTGGACTACCTGACGGAGAACGAACTGATGGGGATGGACACGTTCATCCACCGCATCGACTCCACGGAGGTGATCTATCAGCCCCGCAGGAAGAGGGCCAAGCTGATCGGAAAGTACCTGATGGGCGACCTGCTGGGGGAGGGCTCCTACGGGAAGGTCAAGGAGATGCTGGACTCAGAGACGCTCTGCCGTCGCGCCGTCAAGatcctgaagaagaagaagctgaGGAGGATCCCCAACGGAGAGGCTAACGTGAagaa ggAGATTCAGCTGCTAAGAAGACTCCAGCACAAAAATGTCATCCACCTTGTGGACGTGCTGTATAACGAGGAGAAACAGAAAAT GTATATGGTGATGGAGTATTGCGTATGTGGGATGCAAGAAATGCTGGACAGCGTCCCAGAGAAAAGGTTTCCAGTATTTCAAGCTCATGG GTACTTCTGCCAACTGTTAGATGGTCTGGAATATTTGCACAGCCAGGGAATCGTCCACAAAGACATCAAACCTGGGAACCTTCTGCTCACCACGGACGGAGCGCTCAAGATCTCTGACCTGGGGGTGGCGGAG GCTCTGCATCCGTTTGCGGAGGATGATACGTGCAGGACCAGCCAGGGCTCCCCGGCCTTCCAGCCCCCGGAGATCGCCAACGGCCTGGACACCTTCTCAGGCTTCAAGGTGGACATCTGGTCGGCCGGAGTGACGCT ctACAACATCACAACGAGCCTGTACCCGTTCGAAGGGGACAACATCTACAAGCTGTTCGAGAACATCGGGAAGGGAGACTACAGCGTGCCGGAGGACTGTGGGCCCCTTCTGTCAGACCTGCTGAGAG GAATGCTTGAATACGACCCTGTCAAGAGGTTCTCCATACAGCACATCAGACAGCACAA ctgggTGCGTAAGAAACACCCCCCCTCGGAGCCCCCGGTGCCCATCCCGGCGAGTGCGGAGGGGCGTGACGCGTGGCGCAGCATGACGGTGGTGCCGTACCTGGAGGATCTGCACGGCTACACCGAGGAGGACGACGAGGATGGCCTGTACGACACGGAGGACGACATCATCTACACTCAGGACTTCACtgtgccag gtcaggtagctgaggaggacctggtggaggtggagcggAGCCGTGCGGCGGctaggccagtgtgtgtgaacgGTACTGAGGGCAGCTCGCCGCACGGCAAGCCCAAGACCGACCgccgctcttcctcctcctccaacccctcccGCAAGGGAGTCTCCACCGCCAGCAAGATCCGCAAGCTCTCCacctgcaagcagcaatga